The following are from one region of the Rosistilla carotiformis genome:
- a CDS encoding sugar phosphate nucleotidyltransferase, which translates to MNAPIAVVLAAGKGTRMKSELAKVLFPVCGRPMIHFVIDALQAAGVAKTIVVVGHQQEKVRETLQDRDNIEFVVQAEQLGTGHAVQVCRENLQAHDGPVIVLAGDSPLLQTESLKTLLAEFEKTAPALLQGTLHKADPTGLGRIVRDADGRFTGIVEEKDATDAQRKITEVNMSTYIFNCRDLLDALGQLKQNNSQAEYYLTDCAALLGAAGRPVEALPVLKDCEALSINTREDLAMVDAKMHEMGYADNDA; encoded by the coding sequence ATGAATGCTCCCATTGCTGTCGTGCTCGCCGCTGGCAAAGGCACTCGAATGAAGAGTGAACTGGCCAAGGTTTTATTCCCAGTTTGCGGTCGCCCGATGATCCACTTCGTGATCGACGCGTTGCAAGCCGCCGGAGTTGCCAAGACGATCGTCGTCGTCGGCCACCAGCAGGAGAAGGTTCGCGAGACGCTGCAGGATCGCGACAATATCGAGTTCGTGGTTCAAGCCGAACAACTGGGGACCGGCCATGCCGTCCAAGTCTGCCGCGAGAACTTGCAAGCACACGACGGACCAGTGATCGTCCTGGCGGGCGATTCGCCGCTGCTGCAAACCGAGAGCCTGAAGACCTTGCTGGCGGAATTCGAAAAGACCGCTCCAGCACTGCTGCAGGGAACGTTGCACAAGGCCGATCCAACGGGGCTGGGACGGATCGTCCGCGATGCCGACGGCCGTTTCACCGGGATCGTCGAAGAAAAGGATGCCACCGACGCACAGCGGAAGATCACCGAAGTGAACATGAGCACCTACATCTTCAATTGCCGCGATCTGCTCGACGCGCTGGGACAATTGAAGCAGAATAACAGCCAGGCCGAATATTACCTGACCGATTGTGCTGCGTTGCTGGGCGCTGCCGGCCGACCGGTCGAAGCGCTTCCGGTGCTCAAGGACTGCGAAGCGTTAAGCATCAACACCCGCGAAGATCTTGCCATGGTGGATGCCAAAATGCACGAGATGGGCTACGCCGATAACGATGCTTAA